The Blastocatellia bacterium genome contains the following window.
GAAAAGTAAACGGCGCGTTGAAGACGCGCCGGGAAGAATATGCCGTCAACGCATACCAGTTTGCATTATCATCTGGTCTTTTCAACCAAGGACCGCCTGCCCATGATTGCTCAATCGTGGCGCGACCGATTGCACGCCTATTTGGGGGGGATCGTCAAGCGCTTGGGAGGTGTACCCCTGGCCATTGGCGGGATCCGAGACCACGTACACATGCTTGTCGGATTGACCTCATCGCATCGGCTGGACTATTTCGTGCGAGACCTCAAGGCCGATTCATCAGAGTGGGTACATCGGGAGGTCGGCCAGAGAATCTTCGCTTGGCAAAAAGGCTATGGCGCTTTTACCGTCAGCCCATCGAGTATTGAGGCCGTAAAGCGATATGTTTTGAATCAGGAGAATCATCACCGGCGCAAGACGTTTCAAGAGGAGTATGTGGAGTTATTAAAGGCGAGTGGGATTGTCTACGATGAACGCTATCTGTGGTAGAACCTGTGGCGCCTCTTCAAGGCGCGTGGTTCGCATCCGTGGTGTCCAGACGTTGCACGTCTGGCTACCCTCTTGGCGGCGTCTGCCGACGCCCGGCCGCGCCTCTTCAAGGCGCGTGGCTCGTGTCCACGAGGACCAGACGTTGCACGTCTGGCTACCATCTTGGCGGCGTCTGCCGACGCCCGGCGGCGCTTCTTCAAGGCGCGTGGTTCGCATCCGTGGTGTCCAGACGTTGCACGTCTGGCTACCATCTTGGCGGCGGCGGCCGACGCCGACTCAAACTCAGTGACAAGGAGAACTATTATGCCCAATAGAACACCCCGGCAGGGCGGAGGACGCCCGGAACCTGAACCAAAACCATTTGGGAAAGTCATCATCGCGCGGCCAAAGTCGCAGCGCGCAATTACCAAACACGACAAGTTTGTCCCCGATGCCTACACCGGCAGACTGACCTGTACGTTGACGGCTCTCACGCCTATTCACATTGGCTCCGGCATCTACGAGCTTGAGGGAGAGAATCCCGTTCGAGGTGTGATTACCGCTGACGATAAAACAATTGTGCCCGGCACGTCACTCAAAGGCGCGATTCGCTCGATTGCCGAGGCTATATCAGATTCGTGCGTCCGCATCACGAAAAAGGACATAGAGAAGAACCTGGCCGTTCGAGATGCCCGACCGTGCGATGAGCTGAAATCAAAGCATCGGCAATCAGGCGGGGAGAAAACGAGAGATCCCAGGCTGTGCGTCTGCTGTTCGATCTTCGGCGCGCTCGGCTATCAAGGGCGCGTGAGTTTTTCCGATGCGCGCTTGGTCAAGGGTAGTTTGGCAGTGCATCAGATTCAGTCGCCCTATCCGCCGCGCGAGTCAGCGCGCATCTACAAAGACGCTCGGGGCCAATTCAACGGACGGAAGTTTTACTATCACGGTGAGCCTCTGACATCTCAGCGCGGAGAACCCTATCACATTATCACCAAGGATTCTCAACTCGAATTCACCATGTCGTTCGAAAGTGTGACGGCGCAAGAGCTGTGTTTGGTGCTGGTGGCAATGGGCATCTTCGATGAAATGGTGATCAAAATCGGCGGCGGCAAACAAGCCATGCTTGGCTCCGTCAAGGTGACGCCAACGAAGCTAGAGCTTCAGGCCACAGAAACCTCATTCTCCGATTTTTCCGCCGGTGCACGGGTGATCGAAGCAGATGTCGTCAAATACTTATTCGATCAAGT
Protein-coding sequences here:
- a CDS encoding RAMP superfamily CRISPR-associated protein; its protein translation is MPNRTPRQGGGRPEPEPKPFGKVIIARPKSQRAITKHDKFVPDAYTGRLTCTLTALTPIHIGSGIYELEGENPVRGVITADDKTIVPGTSLKGAIRSIAEAISDSCVRITKKDIEKNLAVRDARPCDELKSKHRQSGGEKTRDPRLCVCCSIFGALGYQGRVSFSDARLVKGSLAVHQIQSPYPPRESARIYKDARGQFNGRKFYYHGEPLTSQRGEPYHIITKDSQLEFTMSFESVTAQELCLVLVAMGIFDEMVIKIGGGKQAMLGSVKVTPTKLELQATETSFSDFSAGARVIEADVVKYLFDQVGSASTLINETALDELIRIWEWPSSRRAPTGVY
- the tnpA gene encoding IS200/IS605 family transposase, yielding MPSTHTSLHYHLVFSTKDRLPMIAQSWRDRLHAYLGGIVKRLGGVPLAIGGIRDHVHMLVGLTSSHRLDYFVRDLKADSSEWVHREVGQRIFAWQKGYGAFTVSPSSIEAVKRYVLNQENHHRRKTFQEEYVELLKASGIVYDERYLW